GCCCTGTCCGGTTGCGGCCAGGTAGGTAAGGCCAAGCGCCGGAGCGTGCACGACACCCAGTATCGGCTGTGCCGAGTGTTCCTCGTTGAATTCAAACAGGGAAACGGTGATGGTCCATTCGCTCATATTTCGCCGGAAATTGATGGCACCGTCGATCGGCCCGACGCACCAGAAACGGTCTCCGGGGTTTGCGTTTTCCGGCCTGTCGCGCCACATGCCGTCGAACGGCTCAATGTAGTTGAGACGATTCTCGATAAAGGCGATGAGCTTTTTGTCGATGGTGCTTCCCAGCCTTCTGCTGGTTGAAGGGATTTCGAGTTCGGCAAAATCCCGTGGACTGATTTGATCCTGAAGCGCGTGTTTGCCTGCGTCCTGAGCCACCTGAGCCACTTTCAGCGCCAACGCTCTTGGATTAGTCGTCATATCTACCTGCCTGTTTCCTTCTTGCTGCCTCTATACTATCCTGTAGGCTTTATAACCGTTGAACACCCATGAAAAAACCTCCGGTCGAATATCAATCGGAGGTTCGCAGATCAGATAAACTTAATCTTTAGTTCACTTCTTGTCGGAGACGGCCTTCTTGAGGAGGCTGCCGGCGGAGATACGAACGCCGTAGGATGCAGGAATCTTGATTGTTTCGCCGGTGCGGGGGTTGCGGCCAGTGCGGGCAGCACGACGAACGCGTTCGGCAGAGAAAAGACCGGTGAGCTTCAGGCCTTCGCCGGACTGCATTGCCTCGACGAACACATCCTGGAAGGCGTTGACGGCCGCTTCGGCCTGTGCCTTGGTCAGGTTGGACTTCTGTGCAATCTTCGAAACGAGATCAGACTTGTTGTATGCCATGAAGAATCCTTCTTGATTAGGGGCTTTCTAGATTGTTGAAAGCCACGTTTCAGTAATATATTCTAGCCCAAACTCTCGCCAAATACCGCCGATTGCGGTACTTTTTTCTTTCATTTGTAAAGATTTCGACCTGACAACGGTGTTTTTCATCGCATTGGAAGAAAAATAGCTGATTGGAAGGGCTGAGGCCGGATTCCAAGCGGAATTCCGGCCAAGGGCACTCCATTGACGGCATCAATGCGATTATTACGATCGGTTTAGAGAAGATTGTGGTGATCAAGCCGTTTCATGGCCATCGCACCGATCGGGATGCGCAGCCAGTAGAAACCGACTCGATAGAGCAACGTGGCGCTCAACGCGACGGCCGGAGGCACGCCGATGGAGGTGAACGCGAAGGTCAGTGCGGCCTCGACCGCCCCCAAGCCGCCGGGTGTGGGGGCCGCGCTGCCGAGCGTGTTGGCCAGAAGGAAGACGAAGATGGTCTCCAACGCGTTCGAGGAGTTGCCGAAAGCCATCAGTGCCGCCCAGAAGCCAAGGCCGGTGGCGATATTCAGGATCAGTGCGCCGCAGATGCCAATGGCAAGTTTGCGCGGCTGTGTCAGGACTTCTACCAATTGATGGGCATAGGAACGCAGCAGCGGCAGATATTTGTCGACGATCATGCGC
The window above is part of the Bifidobacterium sp. ESL0704 genome. Proteins encoded here:
- a CDS encoding HU family DNA-binding protein codes for the protein MAYNKSDLVSKIAQKSNLTKAQAEAAVNAFQDVFVEAMQSGEGLKLTGLFSAERVRRAARTGRNPRTGETIKIPASYGVRISAGSLLKKAVSDKK